In one window of Pseudomonadota bacterium DNA:
- a CDS encoding universal stress protein yields MFSPKKILVPTDFSKYSDKALQQAADIAKEHNSTIYLFHVIGIIQQCAVDYCLDNQIIEELEKKSIDSSKEMMKEQINKIAEAKSLKIITDVKKGTPYEEILKEQAEKKIDLIVTASHGKTGLMHYLMGSVAEKVVKGAKCTVMLVKA; encoded by the coding sequence ATGTTTTCACCAAAAAAGATTCTTGTACCAACAGACTTTTCCAAGTACTCGGATAAGGCACTTCAACAGGCGGCTGACATTGCAAAGGAGCATAACTCCACAATCTACCTTTTTCACGTTATCGGAATAATCCAGCAATGTGCTGTAGATTATTGCCTTGACAACCAGATAATAGAAGAACTTGAGAAAAAGAGTATCGATTCATCCAAGGAGATGATGAAAGAACAAATCAATAAAATTGCTGAAGCAAAGTCCTTAAAAATAATCACAGATGTCAAAAAAGGCACTCCTTACGAAGAAATACTTAAGGAGCAGGCAGAAAAAAAGATAGATCTGATCGTTACTGCATCCCATGGCAAAACAGGTCTGATGCATTATTTAATGGGGAGTGTGGCAGAAAAGGTTGTAAAGGGAGCAAAGTGCACTGTAATGTTGGTAAAAGCCTGA